Proteins encoded together in one Gigantopelta aegis isolate Gae_Host chromosome 8, Gae_host_genome, whole genome shotgun sequence window:
- the LOC121378381 gene encoding phosphatidylinositol N-acetylglucosaminyltransferase subunit Q-like, which translates to MSEIWKVFFPFQLKSAQHGYLVGSVCEETRHVYAHCVISNSKLKKSNKENKIVPGTSLFSQQIIGIWNSLASDHTIKSSCAHIPNYEGSYVWVIAQEQVSQCLSCDLFTCRKGASLKLKCHCILYNPIDVLSSYLICSKSKRFLECDQQNPVSEHGNETLLQNNFEIQHRSSHQVENVASLVAGLTSFEHSHTLELSNSDVVASWPRDTGYFLFYLSVWLNSVVQNLSGILPYVGGMFDNLCVKYPKINYLLDVPSLTRQLRLRYHQRKNVTAFLSHDNSVNKLLYADVCWQQLVDTVLGVLLMVFIMQAGMADNIAHIVMMWAEEVGRSLTNLINWLMGAPAGLKLNSQLTQFLGHFFLYHIYLWTGYLSILRPVLGSLLYYSSSLGLLGFSVQLCLIQDILSMLTLHIYCFYVYAARLYSLQVFTLASLWRLFRGKKWNVLRHRVDSASYDVDQLFVGTLFFTLMLFLLPTMLLYYIVFLVLRLGVLFVKGVLSTFVTIINATPAFTLILWIVRSKAVSGDVKFTVVPNSQTENTLILTMQTSHLSLTKLLKTTKISPPLELQQEKHSVATLLHNMVNGELIYPWIPISSFQKKEKTK; encoded by the exons ATGTCGGAAATCTGGAAAGTATTTTTTCCTTTTCAACTGAAGTCAGCACAGCATGGATATCTTGTTGGTTCTGTTTGTGAGGAAACAAGACATGTGTATGCACACTGTGTCATCAGCAACAGCAAATTGAAGAAATCAAATAAGGAGAACAAAATCGTTCCGGGTACTTCGTTGTTTTCTCAACAGATCATTGGAATCTGGAACAGTTTGGCATCTGATCATACTATAAAGTCTAGCTGTGCTCACATTCCAAATTATGAGGGCAGTTATGTTTGGGTGATTGCACAAGAACAAGTGTCACAATGTCTTTCATGTGATTTATTCACCTGCAGAAAAGGTGCAAGTCTAAAACTGAAGTGTCACTGTATTCTTTACAATCCTATAGATGTTTTATCCTCCTATCTCATCTGCAGCAAATCAAAGCGTTTTCTAGAGTGTGATCAACAAAACCCTGTCAGTGAACATGGCAATGAAACCTTAttgcaaaataattttgaaatacaaCACAGATCCAGTCATCAGGTTGAAAATGTTGCAAGTTTGGTTGCTGGCTTAACATCATTTGAACATAGTCATACATTGGAGCTAAGCAATAGTGATGTAGTCGCATCCTGGCCAAGAGACACtggttattttcttttttatttgtcagTGTGGTTGAACTCTGTTGTTCAGAACCTTTCAGGAATTTTACCATATGTTGGAGGAATGTTTGACAATCT atgTGTGAAGTATCCAAAGATAAATTATCTGTTAGATGTACCAAGTTTAACTCGTCAACTACGACTGCGATATCACCAGAGAAAAAATGTGACAGCTTTTTTGTCTCATGACAATTCTGTAAACAAGTTATT GTACGCTGATGTTTGTTGGCAGCAGCTGGTGGACACTGTGCTAGGTGTGTTGTTAATGGTGTTCATTATGCAGGCAGGAATGGCAGACAATATCGCTCATATTGTCATGATGTGGGCAGAG GAAGTAGGAAGATCACTGACAAATTTGATAAACTGGCTGATGGGTGCCCCAGCTGGACTTAAACTCAACTCACAACTAACACAGTTCCTTggacatttttttctttatcatATCTATCTTTGGACAG GTTACTTATCAATATTGCGTCCTGTCCTCGGCAGTCTTCTCTACTACAGCAGCTCTCTGGGACTGTTGGGATTTTCTGTACAGCTGTGCCTTATACAGGACATCTTGTCCATGCTGACTCTCCATATCTATTGTTTCTATGTATATGCAGCTAG GTTGTACAGTCTGCAGGTGTTCACCCTGGCTTCTCTGTGGCGATTGTTCCGAGGCAAGAAGTGGAATGTACTCCGCCACCGTGTTGACTCGGCTTCATATGACGTAGACCAGCTGTTTGTCGGAACCTTGTTCTTCACTCTGATGCTTTTCTTGTTGCCCACCATGCTACTCTACTACATTGTATTTCTTGTT ttgAGACTTGGAGTTTTATTTGTCAAAGGTGTCTTGTCAACCTTTGTCACAATAATCAATGCTACACCAGCTTTTACACTCATCCTCTGGATAGTCAGGTCAAAAGCTGTTTCTG GTGATGTCAAATTCACAGTTGTGCCAAATTCACAGACcgaaaacacattgattttaacGATGCAG ACTTCGCACCTTTCACTGACCAAACTGTTGAAAACAACAAAGATCTCCCCACCTTTGGAATTGCAGCAAGAGAAACATTCAGTGGCAACACTGCTTCACAACATGGTGAACGGTGAACTCATTTATCCATGGATTCCCATTTCATCCTttcagaagaaagaaaaaacaaaatga